One stretch of Calonectris borealis chromosome 5, bCalBor7.hap1.2, whole genome shotgun sequence DNA includes these proteins:
- the GNG2 gene encoding guanine nucleotide-binding protein G(I)/G(S)/G(O) subunit gamma-2 encodes MASNNTASIAQARKLVEQLKMEANIDRIKVSKAAADLMAYCEAHAKEDPLLTPVPASENPFREKKFFCVIL; translated from the exons ATGGCTAGCAACAACACTGCTAGCATAGCGCAAGCCCGCAAGCTGGTGGAGCAGCTGAAGATGGAGGCCAACATCGACAGGATAAAG GTGTCAAAAGCGGCAGCAGACCTGATGGCGTACTGCGAAGCCCACGCCAAGGAGGACCCTCTATTGACCCCCGTCCCGGCCTCAGAAAACCCCTTTAGAGAGAAGAAGTTCTTCTGCGTGATCCTGTAA